One Granulicella sp. 5B5 DNA window includes the following coding sequences:
- the nuoK gene encoding NADH-quinone oxidoreductase subunit NuoK — protein MNLLSACLLLSAFIFAVGLAGALTRRNAILVLIGIELMMNAANLNLIAFWRYGTEHSALTGVLFAIFSIGVAAAEAAVGLSIILAVYRHTKTTDLDCIDSMKG, from the coding sequence ATGAACCTACTGAGCGCATGCCTACTTCTTTCAGCCTTCATCTTCGCCGTGGGTCTGGCTGGTGCTCTTACTCGGCGCAACGCCATTTTGGTGTTGATCGGCATTGAACTAATGATGAATGCAGCGAACCTCAATCTAATTGCGTTCTGGCGCTATGGAACGGAACACTCTGCCTTGACGGGGGTATTGTTTGCGATTTTTTCCATCGGTGTAGCAGCCGCGGAAGCTGCAGTTGGACTAAGCATTATCCTGGCCGTCTATCGCCACACCAAAACGACCGATCTAGACTGTATCGATTCAATGAAAGGCTGA